One Dictyostelium discoideum AX4 chromosome 3 chromosome, whole genome shotgun sequence genomic region harbors:
- a CDS encoding protein phosphatase 2C has translation MMVPSLSTSISSPALFKNREGGEEGNDGGLEQLQNQVNDLGDLNFNEEGDYNNDQQPTNEEEGTADNELESLMSLVNDNNNNNNNTSGIDDDNNNDIDDNNNNNNNNNNNNNNNNNNKEGLNDLFISSINVSTLLNDLDQLSDTHSHASVSNQSSNGSVRRGYDIKTQRSVGTKGQGGSSGSSPRSNSLRVYRTFPYRGDHHFSWLNNIRDVDSSEDPNSCHNSNNNNKNNKNNQPSSTHDQTNINNNNNNNCNDNEKPIKPNSTNGIRHSRKYKGLQQLDFLGSNIILPQQQQPQPIEDNQQVVPQPFQVDAESNYNNNNNNNNNNNNNNNNNNNNNNNNNNNNNNDNENNQHPINPVNTQNTQQNVTHSNNNNNNNNNNTAPPNQWSELIESLGYGSQSDEQKTFGSTLDDLNNANSCSDLKDLIVDGISINNETSPSQSQEITDFSKIDNLNKNININNNNNTDSQQPLPSIDVNFSHNNNNNNNDNDNNNNNNNNNNNNNNNNNNNNIQDIQIPYHQNDQDYNIQEGNDINNDNYEIRVSNNDDDNDSSNNNNNNNSKFQENLNLLNTGMGGRICKTDQKKQLSRTITFADPSSILSFFGSIPTDEDQNNNNNKNKNTTTTTTTTNTTTTTTTTTSASAAAQNKLDLLSSLSAGQSSGGVGGGNNVLNSSSTPAIKVNHQHKVTEQNRTSSKISLSTIFPKLPPFTNQQSPPTLSPSKYYYPLLQPEPTTLIRGFSSAADINKRGLKRAKKPMEMEDVYLTQYPLGDDQDSQIALFAIFDGHSGKGCAVAAKEIFPNILLKYIKSTKNENGGKPIYDMRGVFLNAFKEVDAQLSKFEYEGATATVCLVWRAGHQRFVQSANVGDSTAFLSYGNETLFLSKDHRATDPEEIQRIKNDGITLTEGQTRINGLMVSRALGDHFIKHLNCGLSGEPYVSPPISITPFHSHLIVASDGLWDVISGNRAMEIVKVQQTEEKMSNSLLQCAIGSIKAKDNISIIVVTLQ, from the exons atgatGGTTCCATCACTATCAACATCAATCTCTTCGCCCGCATTATTTAAA aatAGAGAAGGTGGAGAGGAAGGAAATGATGGTGGTCTTGAACAATTACAAAACCAAGTTAATGATCTAggtgatttaaatttcaatGAAGAGGGTGATTACAATAATGATCAGCAACCTACAAATGAAGAGGAGGGTACAGCTGATAATGAATTAGAAAGTTTAATGTCATTagttaatgataataataataataacaacaacaccagtggcattgatgatgataataataatgatattgatgataataataataataataataataataataataataataataataataataataataaagaaggattaaatgatttatttatatcatcaATAAATGTATCAACATTATTGAATGATTTAGATCAATTATCAGATACACATTCACATGCAAGTGTTAGTAATCAAAGTAGTAATGGTAGTGTAAGAAGAGGATATGATATTAAAACACAAAGATCAGTTGGCACAAAGGGACAAGGCGGAAGTAGTGGTAGTTCACCAAGATCAAACTCACTCAGAGTCTATAGAACTTTTCCATATAGAGGTGATCATCATTTCTCTTggttaaataatattagagATGTAGATAGTAGTGAAGATCCAAATTCTTGtcataatagtaataataataataaaaataataaaaacaatcaacCATCTTCGACACATGATCAAACAaacatcaataataataataataacaattgtAACGATAACGAAAAACCCATTAAACCAAATTCAACTAATGGAATTAGACATAGCAGAAAATATAAAGGTTTACAACAATTAGATTTTTTAGGTTCAAATATAATACTAccacagcaacaacaaccacaaccaattGAAGATAATCAACAAGTTGTACCACAACCATTTCAAGTAGATGCCGAGTctaactacaacaacaacaacaacaacaacaacaacaacaacaacaacaacaacaacaacaacaacaacaacaacaacaacaataataataataataatgataatgaaaataatcaacacCCAATAAACCCTGTAAATACTCAAAACACCCAACAAAATGTAACacatagtaataataataataacaataataataataatacagcaCCACCAAATCAATGGtcagaattaattgaaagttTAGGATATGGTTCACAATCTGATGAACAAAAAACGTTTGGATCGACATtggatgatttaaataatgcaAATAGTTGTTCAGATTTAAAGGATTTAATAGTTGATGgtatttcaataaataatgaaactaGTCCTTCCCAAAGTCAAGAAATAACAGATTTTagtaaaattgataatttaaataaaaatatcaatatcaataataataataatacagatTCACAACAACCATTACCCTCAATAGATGTAAATTTTAgccataataataacaataataataatgataatgataataataataataataataataataataataataataataataataataataataataacatacaAGATATTCAAATACCATATCACCAAAATGATCAAGATTATAATATACAAGAAGGTAacgatattaataatgataattatgaAATTAGGGTTAGTAATaacgatgatgataatgatagtagtaataataataataataataatagtaaatttCAAGAAAACttaaatttgttgaataCGGGTATGGGTGGTAGAATTTGTAAAACAGATCAAAAGAAACAACTTTCTAGAACGATTACATTTGCTGATCCATCTTCAATTCTCAGTTTTTTTGGTTCTATTCCAACTGATGaagatcaaaataataataataataaaaataaaaatactactacaacaaccacaaccactaatacaacaacaacaacaacaacaacaacatcagcATCAGCAGCAgcacaaaataaattagatttattatcatcattaagtGCAGGACAATCtagtggtggtgttggtggtggtaacaatgtattaaattcatcatcaacaccagCAATAAAGGTTAATCATCAACATAAAGTAACAGAACAAAATAGAACATCATCAAAGATTAGTTTATCAACTATATTTCCAAAACTACCACCATTTACTAATCAACAATCACCACCAACTTTATCACCAtcgaaatattattatccatTGTTACAACCTGAACCAACCACATTGATTAGAGGGTTCTCTTCTGCTgctgatataaataaaagaggTCTAAAGAGAGCAAAGAAACCAATGGAAATGGAGGATGTATATCTAACTCAATATCCATTAGGTGATGATCAAGATTCTCAAATTGCTTTATTCGCTATTTTCGATGGTCATTCTGGTAAAGGTTGTGCTGTTGCTGCAAAAGAAATATTTCCAAAt attttattaaaatatattaaatcaacaaaGAATGAAAATGGTGGTAAACCAATTTATGATATGAGAGGAGTATTTTTAAATGCATTTAAAGAAGTTGATGCACAATTAAGTAAATTTGAATATGAAGGAGCAACAGCTACTGTTTGTTTAGTTTGGAGAGCAGGTCATCAAAGATTTGTACAATCGGCGAATGTTGGTGATTCAACTGCATTCCTAAGTTATGGAAATGAAACATTGTTCCTAAGTAAAGATCATCGTGCAACTGATCCAGAGGAAAttcaaagaattaaaaatgatggtATTACATTAACTGAAGGACAAACTAGAATCAATGGTTTAATGGTTAGTAGAGCATTGGGTGATCATTTCATTAAACATCTAAATTGTGGTCTTTCTGGTGAACCTTATGTTTCACCACCAATTTCAATCACACCATTTCATTCTCATTTAATCGTTGCTTCTGATGGTCTTTGGGATGTTATTTCTGGAAATCGTGCTATGGAAATCGTTAAAGTTCAACAAACTGAAGAGAAAATGTCAAATTCTTTACTTCAATGTgcaattggttcaattaaagctaaagataatatttcaattatcGTTGTAACACTtcagtaa
- a CDS encoding leucine-rich repeat-containing protein (Similar to LRR), whose amino-acid sequence MTIKNKIKELNKNKLNKLDISGLKIKDGVPKELTKPLSDNKNVVLKIIELDLSFNQIKFNQFMEEYGNMSNEFSTLEILNLSGNPENGGNGWNMSIIKSPQSIQRWNQLLELNLSGCKLGKLLTSTSFQHLGKLKKLVISNTNLEMIDDQAFSPLKSTLEELILAGNSLLKSIPSSLLDCKQLEVLDLSSCGLNQLPDLFGACLTSILELNLGNNKLQELPNSIGRMKRLCFLNLQDNLIQDLPLSIGYCVGLGQSSPGINIYGNPLTKNQELNFRKSRGASEIMDYLEKRVTLHIGPVPLGGSIATPPSPITNSRPPTFEKINDIRPPRYSNIGLSSSPILPSSSSSSSSSPLSPSSSSTPPSPQYNLNSNVNTNVNNNNNNNNNILNTTLFEIPGPKPIKDQIQIILRVDIKTIMKRIFDAVGLTNNVSPLIQQQQLVTIGNTITPAQQELDKLFACLGIKTDHFNFNSPIPSNSDEKIVQIKKIINLKLEKIALFSRSLLEYIDHQNQYQSNSPDYDKRISLIFNSLNQFTSKLNKI is encoded by the coding sequence atgactattaaaaataaaattaaagaattaaataaaaataaattaaataaattagataTTAGTGGATTAAAGATTAAAGATGGTGTACCAAAAGAATTAACAAAACCTTTAtcagataataaaaatgttgttttaaaaattattgaattggatttaagttttaatcaaattaaattcaatcaatttatGGAAGAATATGGAAATATGTCAAATGAATTTTCAACATTAgaaatattgaatttatcTGGTAATCCCGAGAATGGCGGTAACGGTTGGAATAtgtcaattattaaatcaccaCAATCAATCCAACGTTGGAATCAATTGTTAGAGTTGAATTTAAGTGGTTGTAAATTGGGTAAACTTTTAACAAGTACAAGTTTTCAACATTTAggaaaattaaagaaacttgtaatttcaaatacAAATTTAGAAATGATTGATGATCAAGCTTTCTCACCATTGAAATCAACATTGGAGGAATTGATTCTCGCTGGTAACTCATTACTTAAGAGCATACCAAGTTCGTTGTTAGATTGTAAACAATTGGAGGTATTGGATCTAAGTAGTTGTGGTTTAAATCAGTTACCAGATTTATTTGGTGCTTGTTTAACTTCAATTTTGGAATTAAATTtgggtaataataaattacaagaattaccaaattcaattggtaGAATGAAAAGATTATGCTTTTTAAATCTACAAGATAATCTAATACAAGACCtaccattatcaattggttATTGTGTTGGTTTAGGTCAATCCTCACCTGGTATCAATATCTATGGTAATCCATTAACTAAAAatcaagaattaaatttCCGTAAATCAAGAGGTGCCTCTGAAATTATGGATTATCTTGAAAAAAGAGTAACATTACATATTGGTCCTGTACCATTAGGTGGTTCAATAGCAACTCCACCTTCACCAATTACAAATAGTCGTCCACCaacttttgaaaaaattaatgatattcGTCCACCAAGATATAGTAATATTGGTTTATCTTCTTCACCAATTTTACCTTcgtcatcatcttcttcatcttcttcaccattatcaccatcatcatcatcaactccaccatcaccacaatataatttaaattcaaatgtaaatacaaatgtaaataataataataataataataataatattttaaatacaacattatttgaaatacctggaccaaaaccaattaaagatcaaattcaaataattttacgtgtagatattaaaacaataatgaaaAGAATATTTGATGCAGTTGGTTTAACAAATAATGTTTCACcattaattcaacaacaacaattggtTACAATTGGTAATACAATTACACCCGCTCAACAAGAACTTGATAAGTTATTTGCTTGTTTAGGTATTAAAACTGatcatttcaattttaattcaccAATACCTTCAAATTCTGATGAGAAAATtgtacaaattaaaaaaattataaatttgaaattggaaaaaattgCACTCTTTTCAAGATCACTTTTGGAATATATTgatcatcaaaatcaatatcaatcaAATTCTCCAGATTATGATAAaagaatttcattaatttttaattctttaaatcaattcacttcaaaattaaataaaatttaa
- the tgds gene encoding hypothetical protein — protein sequence MNNKDDLFIQKILITGGAGFIGSHLAIYLTKKFKNSKIIVLDKLDYCSNINNLGCVLKELNFKFYKGNILDSELLENIFEKEKIDIVIHLAAYTHVDNSFKQSIKFTENNILGTHYLLETCKNYKLKKFIYVSTDEVYGSGLIEDNDDNNNSINQSSNEKSILNPTNPYSASKAGAEHLVQSYYKSFKLPVIITRANNIYGPKQYPEKIIPKFINLLLNNKKCTIHGTGKNTRNYLYIDDIVSAFDIILRKGEIGNVYNIGTDFEISNLDVAKKIINISINLNNNNNNNNNNNNNNNNNNNNNNNNNNNDFNIMDYKKFINYIDDRPFNDHRYNINYSKLSNLGWKKSISWEEGIEKTFIWYKNNRNYWLNLNVDSYENINNDNNFKYFGNQNNNNENNNNDNNENNNNCRVCSNIDLNYGEKKPFHLTLKSEE from the exons atgaataataaagatgacctatttattcaaaaaatattaataacaggTGGAGCAGGGTTTAT tgGATCACATTTAGCAATTTATCTAactaaaaagtttaaaaattcaaaaataattgttttagaTAAACTCGATTATTGTTCAAATATTAACAATTTGGGTTGtgtattaaaagaattaaatttcaaattttataaa ggAAATATATTGGATTcagaattattagaaaatatatttgaaaaagagaaaattgatattgttaTACATTTAGCAGCATATACTCATGttgataattcatttaaacaatcaataaaatttacaGAGAATAATATATTAGGAACTCATTATCTATTAGAAACttgtaaaaattataaattaaagaaatttatttatgttAGTACTGATGAAGTTTATGGAAGTGGTTTAATTGAAGATAacgatgataataataatagtattaatcaatcatcaaatgaaaaatcaatattaaatccAACTAATCCATATTCAGCAAGTAAAGCAGGTGCAGAACATTTAGTTCAATCAtattataaatcatttaaattacctGTTATAATAACTAGAGCTAATAATATTTATGGTCCAAAGCAATATCCtgaaaaaattattccaaaatttataaatttattgttaaataataaaaaatg taCAATACATGGTACAGGTAAAAATAcaagaaattatttatatattgatGATATCGTTAGTGCATTTGATATCATTTTAAGAAAAGGTGAAATTGGGAATGTTTATAATATTGGTAccgattttgaaatttcaaatttagatgtcgcaaaaaaaataattaatatatcaataaatttaaataataataataataataataataataataataataataataataataataataataataataataataataataataatgattttaatataatgGATTAtaagaaatttataaattatattgatGATAGACCATTTAATGATCATagatataatataaattattcaaaGTTATCAAATTTAGGTTGgaaaaaatcaatatcatgGGAAGAAGGAATtgaaaaaacttttatttggtataaaaataatagaaattattggttaaatttaaatgttgattcttatgaaaatataaataatgataataattttaaatattttggtaatcaaaataataataatgaaaataataataatgataataatgaaaataataataattgtagaGTTTGTagtaatattgatttaaattatggAGAGAAGAAACCTTTTCATTTAACATTAAAATCtgaagaataa
- a CDS encoding hypothetical protein (P55039 Developmentally regulated GTP-binding protein 2 (DRG 2)): MGILEKIKDIEAEMSRTQKNKATEYHLGLLKAKLARLRQQLLDPPKSSGKGGDGFEVLKSGDARVALIGFPSVGKSTILTKLTETKSLAAAYEFTTLTCIPGVIQHKGARIQLLDTPGIIEGASQGRGRGRQVIAVARTADLILMMLDANKGEIQKRLLQEELESIGIRLNSQPPNIYFKLKSAGGVNLTATQTLTKITEKLAKSILHEYKIFNCDLVIRCDPTVDELIDAIEGRRSYIRCLYVYNKMDHMSMEDVDRLSRQPNSVVISCNMNLNLDFLLDKIWDYLNLVRVYTKLRGASPDFNDAIILREGATMEDICRFLHKELVSQFKYGIVWGVSAKHCPQRVGISHALEDEDVIQIVKK; encoded by the exons atgggtattttagaaaaaattaaagatattgaGGCAGAAATGTCTCGTACACAAAAGAATAAAGCAACAGAGTATCATTTAGGTTTACTTAAAGCAAAGTTAGCACGTTTAAGACAACAACTTTTAGATCCACCAAAATCATCTGGTAAAGGTGGTGATGGTTTTGAAGTATTAAAATCAGGTGATGCTAGAGTTGCTTTAATTGGTTTCCCATCAGTTGGTAAAAGTACAATCTTAACTAAACTTACAGAGACAAAATCATTGGCTGCAGCCTATGAATTCACTACACTTACTTGTATTCCTGGTGTAATTCAACATAAAGGTGCaagaattcaattattagatACTCCAGGTATTATTGAAGGTGCTTCTCAAGGTAGAGGTAGAGGTAGACAAGTTATTGCTGTTGCAAGAACTGCT gatttaattttaatgatgttAGATGCAAATAAAGgtgaaattcaaaaaagattattacaAGAAGAGTTAGAATCAATTGGTATTCGTTTAAATTCACAACCAccaaatatatattttaaattaaagagTGCAGGTGGTGTAAATTTAACAGCAACTCAAACCCTTACAAAAATCACAGAGAAGTTagcaaaatcaattttacatgaatataaaatttttaattgtgatTTAGTTATACGTTGTGATCCAACtgttgatgaattaattgatgcAATTGAAGGTAGACGTTCATATATTAGATGTCTTTAT gtttataataaaatggatCATATGTCAATGGAAGATGTTGATAGATTATCAAGACAACCAAATTCAGTTGTAATTAGTTGTAATATGAATTTGAACTTGGATTTCTTATTAGATAAAATTTGGGATTACTTAAATTTAGTACGTGTTTACACAAAATTAAGAGGTGCTTCACCAGATTTTAATGATGCAATCATTCTTAGAGAAGGTGCAACAATGGAGGATATTTGTAGATTTTTACATAAGGAATTGGTTTCTCAATTTAAATATGGCATTGTTTGGGGTGTTAGTGCAAAACATTGTCCTCAACGTGTTGGTATTTCTCATGCTTTAGAGGATGAAGATGTAATTCAAATTgttaaaaagtaa